The following proteins come from a genomic window of Achromobacter sp. AONIH1:
- the mltG gene encoding endolytic transglycosylase MltG produces the protein MKKRLRSYFLWSLLLLVLAAAAAVGGAWHWMHRPMQLKADRIDFVVDPGSSPRTVARALNAAGVPVWEPGFVWMARLSEQDKLIKAGGYQAINGDSPWQLLERMARGDMTQRQITFLEGWTFRQIRQALREHPDVKQTLGDISDEELMARLGSDIKHPEGLFFPDTYIFTPGSTDYDLLRRAYQEGQRILDDTWAKRQADLPMATPYEALVMASIIEKETGHGPDRRRVSGVFANRLKIGMLLQTDPTVIYGMGDAYQGRIRKRDLQTDTPWNTYTRPGLPPTPIAAAGRAALLAAVQPEQHKYLFFVSKGNGTSEFSVNLNEHNRNVSRYILGQGQQAQPSRPAQPARPAQPTEPAQPQSPQQAAQPQSAPQSPAQQPAQPEQQGQDE, from the coding sequence ATGAAGAAGCGACTCCGTTCTTATTTCCTGTGGTCCCTGCTGCTCCTGGTGCTGGCCGCCGCGGCGGCCGTTGGCGGCGCCTGGCATTGGATGCATCGGCCCATGCAGCTCAAGGCCGACAGGATCGATTTCGTGGTGGATCCGGGCAGCAGCCCGCGCACGGTCGCACGCGCGTTGAACGCGGCCGGCGTGCCGGTCTGGGAGCCGGGTTTCGTCTGGATGGCGCGCCTGTCCGAGCAGGACAAGCTGATCAAGGCGGGCGGCTACCAGGCCATCAACGGCGATTCGCCGTGGCAGCTGCTGGAACGCATGGCGCGCGGCGATATGACCCAGCGCCAGATCACCTTCCTGGAAGGCTGGACCTTCCGCCAGATCCGTCAGGCGCTGCGCGAGCATCCGGACGTCAAGCAGACCCTGGGCGACATCAGCGACGAGGAACTGATGGCGCGGCTCGGCTCGGACATCAAGCATCCCGAAGGCCTGTTCTTCCCCGATACCTATATCTTCACGCCCGGCAGCACCGACTACGACCTGCTGCGCCGCGCCTACCAGGAAGGCCAGCGCATCCTGGACGACACCTGGGCCAAGCGCCAGGCCGACCTGCCCATGGCCACGCCCTACGAGGCGCTGGTGATGGCGTCCATCATCGAAAAGGAAACCGGCCACGGACCCGACCGCCGGCGCGTCTCGGGTGTGTTCGCCAACCGCCTGAAGATCGGCATGCTGCTGCAGACCGATCCCACCGTGATCTACGGCATGGGCGACGCCTACCAGGGCCGCATCCGCAAGCGCGACCTGCAGACCGACACGCCCTGGAACACCTATACCCGGCCCGGCCTGCCGCCCACGCCGATCGCGGCGGCCGGCCGCGCGGCGCTGCTGGCCGCGGTGCAGCCGGAACAGCACAAGTACTTGTTCTTCGTGTCCAAGGGCAACGGCACCAGCGAATTCTCGGTCAACCTGAACGAGCACAACCGCAACGTGTCGCGCTACATCCTGGGCCAGGGGCAGCAGGCGCAGCCCTCGCGGCCGGCGCAGCCCGCGCGGCCCGCCCAGCCGACGGAGCCGGCGCAGCCGCAGTCGCCGCAACAGGCGGCGCAGCCGCAATCAGCGCCACAGTCGCCGGCCCAACAGCCGGCGCAACCGGAACAACAAGGACAAGACGAATGA
- a CDS encoding enoyl-CoA hydratase/isomerase family protein → MTAPVLFEERAAANGMRFGIATLNSPQTLNGLSLEMVELLAARLDAWARDPGVALVVLQGAGEKAFCAGGDLHGLYRSMTENAGKGPWANAYARRFFELEYRLDYRIHTYPKPVLCWGHGIVMGGGIGLMMGASHRVVSEASRLAMPEVSIGLFPDVGGSWLLNRMPGRIGMFLALTGAQLNTADAFFAGLADFRLDHADWPKLLESLQDQPWAGQAQAAPDSDAIPPRSINDGLLRRALTALEPQTPLDPGHLRQHSFLINNLCSGNRLDEIYEELAALKDHDDPWLARAASTMLAGSPGSVRLSFALQQRMRLRSLDDVFRAEYIAALTCAAHGDFAEGIRALLIDKDKRPRWNPAVLDVATDAWVQKFFDEPWPEGQPHPLDDLGKEGR, encoded by the coding sequence ATGACTGCACCGGTGCTGTTTGAAGAAAGGGCCGCTGCCAATGGCATGCGTTTCGGGATCGCGACGCTGAATTCGCCGCAGACCCTGAACGGCCTGTCGCTGGAAATGGTGGAACTGCTGGCCGCGCGCCTGGATGCCTGGGCGCGCGATCCCGGCGTGGCCCTGGTGGTGCTGCAAGGCGCGGGCGAGAAGGCGTTCTGCGCCGGCGGCGACCTGCACGGGCTGTACCGCAGCATGACCGAGAACGCCGGCAAGGGGCCCTGGGCCAACGCCTATGCGCGGCGCTTCTTCGAGCTGGAATACCGGCTGGACTACCGCATCCACACCTATCCCAAGCCCGTGCTGTGCTGGGGTCATGGCATCGTCATGGGCGGCGGCATCGGGCTCATGATGGGCGCCAGCCACCGCGTGGTGAGCGAGGCCTCGCGCCTGGCCATGCCCGAGGTGAGCATCGGCCTGTTCCCGGACGTCGGCGGCAGTTGGCTGCTCAACCGCATGCCCGGCCGCATCGGCATGTTCCTGGCGCTGACCGGCGCGCAGCTGAACACGGCGGACGCCTTCTTCGCCGGCCTGGCCGATTTCCGCCTGGACCATGCCGACTGGCCCAAGCTGCTGGAATCGCTGCAAGACCAGCCCTGGGCCGGGCAGGCGCAGGCCGCGCCGGACAGCGATGCGATCCCCCCGCGTTCCATCAATGACGGCCTGCTGCGGCGCGCGTTGACGGCGCTGGAGCCGCAGACGCCGTTGGACCCCGGCCATCTGCGCCAGCATTCCTTCCTGATCAACAATCTGTGCAGCGGCAACCGCCTCGACGAGATCTACGAGGAACTGGCGGCGCTGAAGGACCACGACGATCCCTGGCTGGCGCGCGCCGCGTCCACCATGCTGGCCGGCTCGCCCGGCTCGGTCCGCCTGTCGTTCGCGTTGCAGCAGCGCATGCGGCTGCGCTCGCTCGACGATGTGTTCCGAGCCGAGTACATCGCCGCGCTGACCTGCGCCGCGCATGGCGATTTCGCCGAGGGCATCCGCGCGCTGCTGATCGACAAGGACAAGCGGCCGCGCTGGAACCCTGCGGTGCTGGACGTGGCCACGGACGCCTGGGTGCAGAAGTTCTTCGACGAACCCTGGCCCGAGGGCCAGCCGCATCCGCTGGACGACCTGGGCAAGGAAGGGCGCTGA
- a CDS encoding acyl-CoA dehydrogenase family protein translates to MDLELTDEQRAFAQAARDYAQGELAPHAAHWDAEGIFPREAFARAGEMGFCGIYASEEIGGLGLPRLDATLVFEEMAAVDPSTTAFLTIHNMATWMVGHWGQPALREEWGPQLASGEKLASYCLTEPGAGSDAASLSTRAQRQGADYIVNGAKAFISGGGDTNLLIVMARTGGEGAAGISAFAIPADSAGISYGRKEEKMGWNSQSTRPIVFENVRVPAANLLGNEGDGFKIAMKGLDGGRINIGTCSVGAAQGALDAARRYMDERRQFNRRLAEFQALQFKLADMATHLVAARQMVRLAACKLDGGAPDAATYCAMAKRFATDMGFQICLDAQQIHGGYGYLRDYPLERLVRDTRVHQILEGTNEIMRVIIARQLLEKGADIR, encoded by the coding sequence GTGGACTTGGAACTGACCGACGAGCAGCGCGCGTTCGCGCAGGCGGCGCGCGACTACGCGCAAGGCGAGCTGGCGCCCCACGCGGCGCACTGGGACGCCGAGGGCATATTCCCGCGCGAAGCGTTCGCGCGGGCGGGCGAGATGGGCTTTTGCGGCATCTACGCCAGTGAAGAGATCGGCGGCCTGGGCCTGCCGCGCCTGGACGCCACGCTGGTGTTCGAGGAAATGGCGGCGGTGGATCCGTCGACCACGGCCTTCCTGACCATTCACAACATGGCCACCTGGATGGTGGGCCATTGGGGCCAGCCCGCGCTACGCGAGGAATGGGGCCCGCAACTGGCCAGCGGCGAGAAGCTGGCTTCGTACTGCCTGACCGAACCGGGCGCCGGCTCCGACGCGGCCTCGCTGTCGACCCGCGCGCAGCGTCAGGGCGCCGACTACATCGTCAACGGCGCCAAGGCCTTCATCTCGGGCGGCGGCGATACCAATCTGTTGATCGTGATGGCGCGCACTGGCGGCGAGGGCGCGGCCGGCATCAGCGCCTTTGCCATTCCCGCCGACAGCGCCGGCATCAGCTATGGCCGCAAGGAAGAAAAGATGGGCTGGAACAGCCAGTCCACCCGGCCCATCGTGTTCGAGAACGTGCGCGTGCCGGCCGCCAATCTGCTGGGCAACGAGGGCGACGGCTTCAAGATCGCCATGAAGGGCCTGGACGGCGGTCGCATCAACATCGGCACCTGCTCGGTCGGCGCGGCCCAGGGCGCGCTGGACGCGGCCCGGCGCTACATGGACGAGCGCCGCCAGTTCAACCGCCGCCTGGCGGAATTCCAGGCGCTGCAATTCAAGCTGGCCGACATGGCCACCCATCTCGTGGCCGCGCGCCAGATGGTGCGCCTGGCGGCGTGCAAGCTGGACGGCGGCGCGCCCGACGCGGCCACCTACTGCGCCATGGCCAAGCGCTTCGCGACCGACATGGGCTTCCAGATCTGCCTGGATGCGCAACAGATACACGGCGGCTACGGCTACCTGCGGGACTATCCCTTGGAGCGTCTGGTGCGCGATACTCGCGTACATCAGATTCTGGAGGGGACGAATGAGATCATGCGCGTGATCATCGCCCGCCAGTTGTTGGAAAAAGGAGCCGACATACGATGA
- the tmk gene encoding dTMP kinase has protein sequence MTSRGRFITLEGVDGAGKSTHTGWIADFLRAQGLEVVATREPGGTPLGEKLRALVLNDPMGLDTETLLMFAARCEHARQVIEPALARGAWVVCDRYTDASYAYQGGGRGLGAERVAALEAWMQAGQPDRTWLFDVPLEVARQRLADAREPDRFEREGAAFFERTRAAYHDRAKADPDRIRVIDSTRSIPEIRAELEAGLLALIEGRA, from the coding sequence ATGACCTCGCGCGGACGTTTCATCACGCTGGAAGGCGTCGACGGGGCAGGCAAGAGCACCCACACCGGCTGGATCGCCGATTTCCTGCGCGCGCAGGGCCTGGAAGTGGTTGCCACGCGTGAGCCCGGCGGCACGCCGCTGGGCGAGAAGCTGCGCGCCCTGGTGCTGAACGACCCGATGGGCCTGGATACCGAGACGTTGCTGATGTTCGCCGCGCGCTGCGAACACGCGCGCCAGGTGATCGAGCCGGCGCTGGCGCGCGGCGCCTGGGTGGTCTGCGACCGCTATACCGACGCCAGCTATGCCTACCAGGGCGGCGGTCGCGGCCTGGGCGCCGAGCGCGTGGCCGCGCTGGAAGCCTGGATGCAGGCGGGCCAGCCCGACCGCACCTGGCTGTTCGACGTGCCGCTGGAAGTGGCGCGTCAGCGCCTGGCCGACGCGCGCGAACCAGACCGTTTCGAGCGCGAGGGCGCGGCCTTCTTCGAGCGCACCCGCGCGGCCTATCATGATCGCGCCAAGGCGGATCCGGACCGCATCCGCGTGATCGATTCCACCCGTTCCATCCCCGAGATCCGGGCCGAGCTGGAAGCCGGCCTGCTGGCCTTGATCGAAGGACGCGCATGA
- a CDS encoding RnfH family protein, producing the protein MANEDIGVSVCHALPDQVWTRVLRLPAGATAAEAIAASGFAADFPRNDPWQAGVGVFGRAVRPDTALNDGDRLEIYRGLTFDPKESRRRRAEHRRALTARNGRERPAGLL; encoded by the coding sequence ATGGCGAATGAGGACATAGGCGTCAGCGTCTGTCACGCATTGCCGGACCAGGTCTGGACGCGGGTGCTGCGCCTGCCGGCCGGCGCGACGGCGGCCGAGGCCATTGCGGCCAGCGGGTTCGCCGCCGATTTTCCCCGCAACGACCCCTGGCAGGCCGGCGTGGGCGTGTTCGGGCGCGCGGTCAGGCCGGATACGGCCCTGAACGACGGCGACCGCCTGGAAATCTACCGTGGCCTGACCTTCGACCCGAAGGAATCGCGCCGCCGCCGGGCCGAGCACCGGCGCGCGCTGACGGCCAGGAACGGACGCGAACGGCCCGCAGGGCTGCTCTAG
- a CDS encoding PaaI family thioesterase, translating into MRLLGAELALVEPGRVEIRLPYRADLCQQNGYLHAGISTTIADTAGGYAAYSLFEPGQDVLTSEFKMNFLAPAKGERYTATGRVVKPGRRLSICQVEVHAHAQDQATLCVIGLLTAVRVER; encoded by the coding sequence ATGCGCCTGCTGGGCGCCGAGCTGGCCCTGGTCGAGCCGGGCAGGGTGGAGATCAGGCTGCCGTATCGTGCCGACCTGTGCCAGCAGAACGGCTATCTGCATGCGGGCATTTCCACGACCATCGCCGACACGGCCGGCGGCTATGCCGCCTACAGCCTGTTCGAGCCGGGCCAGGATGTGCTGACCTCGGAGTTCAAGATGAACTTCCTGGCGCCGGCGAAGGGCGAGCGCTACACGGCCACCGGCCGCGTGGTCAAGCCGGGCCGGCGCCTGTCGATCTGCCAGGTCGAAGTCCATGCGCACGCGCAAGACCAGGCCACGCTCTGCGTGATAGGCTTGCTGACCGCTGTGAGAGTAGAGCGGTAG
- the mmsB gene encoding 3-hydroxyisobutyrate dehydrogenase — translation MSSIAFIGLGNMGAPMALNLVKAGHSLKVYDLAPAAVKTLTDAGAKAAASAADAVQGAEVVISMLPASKHVEGLYLGEDLLGKIPASALVIECSTIAPDSARKVAQAAEARGIAMIDAPVSGGTGGAAAGTLTFIVGGLPAALERARPVLEKMGKNIFHAGAAGAGQVAKICNNMLLGILMAGTSEALALGVANGLDPKVLSDIIAKSSGRNWATELYNPWPGVMEHAPASKGYAGGFGVDLMLKDLGLAAEAALAARASIPLGELARNLYSLHSAGGSGKLDFSSIVNLLKRED, via the coding sequence ATGAGCAGCATCGCGTTTATCGGCCTGGGCAATATGGGCGCGCCCATGGCGCTGAACCTGGTCAAGGCCGGCCACAGCCTGAAGGTCTACGATCTGGCGCCCGCCGCCGTCAAGACGCTGACCGACGCCGGCGCCAAGGCGGCCGCGTCGGCCGCCGACGCCGTGCAGGGCGCCGAAGTCGTCATCTCGATGCTGCCCGCCAGCAAGCACGTGGAAGGGCTGTACCTGGGCGAGGACCTGCTGGGCAAGATCCCGGCCAGCGCGCTGGTCATCGAGTGCAGCACCATCGCGCCGGATTCGGCCCGCAAGGTGGCGCAGGCCGCCGAGGCGCGCGGCATCGCCATGATCGACGCGCCCGTGTCGGGGGGCACCGGCGGCGCGGCCGCCGGCACGCTGACCTTCATCGTCGGCGGCCTGCCCGCCGCGCTGGAGCGCGCCCGTCCGGTGCTGGAAAAAATGGGCAAGAACATCTTCCACGCCGGCGCGGCGGGCGCGGGCCAGGTCGCCAAGATCTGCAACAACATGCTGCTCGGCATCCTGATGGCCGGCACCTCCGAGGCGCTGGCGCTGGGCGTGGCCAATGGCCTGGATCCCAAGGTGCTGTCGGACATCATCGCCAAGAGCTCGGGCCGCAACTGGGCCACCGAACTCTACAACCCCTGGCCCGGCGTGATGGAACACGCGCCCGCGTCCAAGGGCTACGCCGGCGGCTTCGGCGTGGACCTGATGCTCAAGGACCTGGGCCTGGCGGCCGAGGCCGCGCTGGCGGCGCGCGCCTCGATCCCGCTGGGCGAGCTGGCGCGCAACCTGTATTCGCTGCACAGCGCTGGCGGCTCGGGCAAGCTGGATTTCTCCAGCATCGTGAACTTGCTCAAGCGCGAGGACTGA
- the holB gene encoding DNA polymerase III subunit delta', which translates to MSAPQFLPWQLETARNWLGNRERFAHAWLVHGLAGIGKLDFAVAAAASLLCETPQDGLACGHCAACAWFASGNHPDLRRIRPEAIAVEEGAEAAEQAEDAEPVAGSASKRAPSKEIRIDQIRALESWFNTATHRGGWRVALLYPAHALNVVSANALLKVLEEPPPHTVFLLVADAPDRLLPTLVSRCRRLPLPAPDADTALQWLREQNVEPAREWLAAGGGAPLAALRLAQSGEAACPPWLGQLVAPLAQGQSPDVGTLAEALEKVPATDWIDALQRFYTDLMLAAAGAPVRYFPALGAGVAQVAARARPARVAEAARWLTRQRALATHPLNAKLFAHSALQRVVLSCLA; encoded by the coding sequence GTGAGCGCGCCGCAATTCCTGCCCTGGCAGCTTGAGACCGCCCGCAACTGGCTGGGCAACCGCGAGCGATTCGCCCACGCCTGGCTGGTGCATGGTCTGGCCGGCATCGGCAAGCTGGACTTCGCCGTGGCCGCCGCCGCCAGCCTGCTTTGCGAGACGCCGCAAGACGGCCTGGCCTGCGGCCATTGCGCGGCCTGCGCCTGGTTCGCCAGCGGCAACCATCCCGACCTGCGCCGCATTCGTCCCGAAGCCATCGCGGTGGAAGAGGGCGCCGAGGCCGCCGAACAGGCCGAGGACGCCGAGCCCGTGGCCGGCAGCGCATCCAAGCGCGCGCCGTCCAAGGAAATCCGCATCGACCAGATCCGCGCGCTGGAATCCTGGTTCAACACCGCCACCCACCGGGGCGGCTGGCGCGTGGCGCTGCTGTATCCGGCCCATGCGCTGAACGTGGTCTCGGCCAACGCGCTGCTCAAGGTGCTGGAAGAGCCGCCGCCGCACACGGTGTTCCTGCTGGTGGCGGATGCGCCGGACCGGCTGCTGCCGACCCTGGTGTCGCGCTGCCGCCGTCTGCCCCTGCCGGCGCCCGATGCCGACACCGCGCTGCAATGGCTGCGCGAGCAGAACGTCGAACCCGCCCGCGAATGGCTGGCGGCCGGCGGCGGCGCGCCGCTGGCGGCCCTGCGGCTGGCGCAGAGCGGCGAGGCCGCCTGTCCCCCATGGCTGGGCCAGTTGGTCGCGCCGCTGGCGCAGGGCCAGTCGCCCGATGTGGGCACGCTGGCCGAGGCGCTGGAAAAGGTGCCGGCGACCGACTGGATCGACGCGCTGCAACGCTTCTATACCGACCTGATGCTGGCCGCCGCCGGCGCGCCGGTGCGCTACTTCCCCGCGCTGGGCGCGGGCGTGGCGCAAGTGGCCGCGCGCGCCCGGCCGGCCCGCGTGGCCGAAGCCGCGCGCTGGCTGACGCGCCAGCGCGCGCTGGCCACGCACCCCTTGAATGCCAAGCTTTTCGCCCACTCCGCGCTGCAGCGCGTGGTGCTATCCTGCCTGGCGTAG
- a CDS encoding folate-binding protein YgfZ, translating into MHDFLASIPSNAEGCAACAPLDDFLVISASGADALTFLHGQLTQDVTGLPADAARLAGYCTAKGRLLATLLMWRAAPGAGDEAPQLYALLRQDLSQALLKRLSMFVLRAKAKLAATALHACGMRATDDAQLAALEAAAGPLPRQTWERAELPSGTWIAAPSAAGERRWWWIASDEQLAGASALAGALTRTDADAWRAADLAAGIPWIGAATQDLFIPQTVNLELIQGVSFTKGCYPGQEVVARSHYRGTVKRRMAYGRVEAGAQEGALANVDVYDAAQPDEPVGRVIDAARHAGSVSALFEIALAALPGDLRLGAADGPRIAVAPLPYSIQPE; encoded by the coding sequence ATGCACGATTTCCTAGCTTCGATTCCGTCCAACGCCGAAGGTTGCGCCGCCTGCGCCCCGCTGGACGATTTCCTGGTCATTTCCGCCTCGGGCGCCGATGCGCTGACTTTCCTGCACGGCCAGCTGACCCAGGACGTCACCGGCCTGCCGGCCGACGCCGCCCGCCTGGCCGGCTACTGCACCGCCAAGGGCCGGCTGCTGGCCACGCTGCTGATGTGGCGCGCCGCCCCGGGCGCCGGCGATGAGGCGCCGCAGCTGTACGCGCTGCTGCGCCAGGATCTGTCGCAAGCCTTGCTCAAGCGCCTGTCCATGTTCGTGCTGCGCGCCAAGGCCAAGCTGGCCGCGACCGCGCTGCACGCCTGCGGAATGCGGGCCACCGACGACGCCCAGCTGGCCGCGCTCGAAGCCGCCGCCGGCCCGCTGCCGCGCCAGACCTGGGAACGCGCCGAGCTGCCGTCGGGCACCTGGATCGCCGCGCCCTCGGCGGCCGGCGAACGGCGCTGGTGGTGGATCGCCTCGGACGAGCAGCTGGCCGGCGCCTCCGCCCTGGCCGGCGCGCTGACGCGGACGGACGCCGACGCCTGGCGCGCGGCCGACCTGGCCGCCGGCATCCCCTGGATCGGCGCCGCCACCCAGGATCTGTTCATTCCGCAGACCGTCAACCTGGAACTGATCCAGGGCGTGAGCTTCACCAAGGGCTGCTATCCCGGCCAGGAAGTGGTGGCGCGCAGCCACTACCGCGGCACGGTCAAGCGCCGCATGGCCTACGGCCGCGTCGAGGCGGGCGCCCAGGAAGGCGCGCTGGCGAACGTCGATGTGTATGACGCCGCGCAGCCGGACGAACCCGTGGGCCGCGTGATCGACGCGGCGCGCCATGCCGGCTCGGTCAGCGCCTTGTTCGAGATCGCGCTGGCCGCGCTGCCCGGCGACCTGCGCCTGGGCGCGGCCGACGGCCCGCGCATCGCGGTCGCGCCGCTGCCCTATTCCATTCAGCCCGAGTAA
- a CDS encoding TatD family hydrolase: MYVDSHCHLNFPELAADLPAILERMAANQVTHALVVSVNMPEWPGLMALVEPHAHLWASVGVHPDYEDTPDPSVEELVRLSAHPRVVAIGETGLDYYRLSEPLDWQRERFRRHIRAARETGLPLIVHTRASAEDTVRVLREENAGEVGGVMHCFTENWEVAQAALEQNFYISLSGIVTFKNAQIVHEVAAKVPLDRLLIETDSPYLAPVPYRGKLNDPSKVIHVAEKIADLRGITVAEVARASTDNFFNLFNKIKK, encoded by the coding sequence ATGTACGTCGATTCCCACTGCCATCTGAATTTCCCCGAACTGGCCGCCGACCTGCCCGCCATCCTGGAGCGCATGGCCGCCAACCAGGTGACGCACGCGCTGGTGGTCAGCGTCAACATGCCCGAATGGCCCGGCCTGATGGCGCTGGTCGAGCCGCACGCCCATCTGTGGGCGTCGGTGGGCGTGCATCCGGACTACGAAGACACGCCGGATCCCTCCGTGGAAGAACTGGTGCGCCTGTCGGCCCATCCCCGCGTGGTCGCCATCGGCGAGACCGGGCTGGACTACTACCGGCTGTCCGAGCCGTTGGACTGGCAGCGCGAGCGCTTCCGCCGTCATATCCGCGCGGCGCGCGAGACCGGCCTGCCGCTGATCGTGCACACGCGCGCCTCGGCCGAGGACACGGTGCGCGTGCTGCGCGAGGAAAACGCTGGTGAAGTCGGCGGCGTGATGCACTGTTTCACCGAGAACTGGGAGGTCGCGCAGGCGGCGCTGGAGCAGAATTTTTATATCTCGCTGTCCGGCATCGTCACCTTCAAGAATGCTCAGATCGTGCACGAGGTCGCCGCCAAGGTGCCGCTGGACCGGCTGCTGATCGAAACGGATTCGCCGTACCTGGCGCCGGTGCCTTACCGTGGCAAGCTGAACGACCCGTCCAAGGTGATCCATGTGGCCGAGAAGATCGCCGATCTGCGCGGCATCACCGTGGCCGAGGTGGCGCGCGCGTCAACCGATAATTTCTTTAATCTTTTCAATAAGATAAAGAAATAA
- a CDS encoding type II toxin-antitoxin system RatA family toxin, with product MHKVQRSVLVPYSAAQMFDLVADVEKYPEFMPWCGGAEVQTRDEHGMQASILISFAGMKQRFTTRNTHVYPDRIDLRLVDGPFSSLVGHWEFQPLAEDACKVLFTMEYAFSNRALEMVVGPVFNRIATSFIDSFTKRAQAKYGE from the coding sequence ATGCACAAAGTACAACGATCCGTCCTGGTGCCCTACAGCGCCGCCCAGATGTTCGATCTGGTCGCGGACGTGGAAAAGTACCCGGAATTCATGCCCTGGTGTGGCGGCGCCGAGGTCCAGACCCGCGACGAGCATGGCATGCAGGCCTCCATCCTGATCAGCTTCGCGGGCATGAAGCAGCGCTTCACCACGCGCAACACGCACGTCTATCCCGACCGCATCGACCTGCGGTTGGTGGACGGCCCGTTCTCCAGCCTGGTCGGCCACTGGGAATTCCAGCCGCTGGCGGAAGACGCCTGCAAGGTGCTGTTCACCATGGAATACGCGTTCTCGAACCGGGCGCTGGAAATGGTGGTGGGGCCGGTGTTCAACCGCATCGCCACCAGCTTCATCGATTCCTTCACCAAGCGCGCGCAGGCCAAGTATGGCGAATGA
- a CDS encoding VIT family protein — translation MPAKEHHRIFRSNWLRAAVLGANDGIVSTASLITGVAAAQAAHGAILTSGLAGLVAGALSMAAGEYVSVRSQADTEAADLRLEQRSLKRNSGEELAELTEIYVQRGLSPDLAAQVASQLTHHDALDAHARDELGILLHNRARPVQAAVASAACFAGGAALPLAVAAVTPTGPLIWTVTGASIACLAALGALAAGAGGAPKGPAALRVTILGALAMAVTAGVGAVFGVAV, via the coding sequence ATGCCAGCAAAAGAGCATCACCGGATTTTCCGCAGCAACTGGCTGCGCGCGGCCGTATTGGGCGCGAACGACGGCATCGTGTCCACCGCCAGCCTGATCACGGGGGTGGCGGCGGCGCAGGCCGCGCATGGCGCCATCCTGACCTCGGGGCTGGCCGGCCTGGTGGCGGGTGCCCTGTCGATGGCTGCCGGTGAATACGTATCCGTGCGTTCGCAGGCCGATACCGAGGCGGCCGACCTGCGGCTTGAGCAGCGCTCGCTCAAGCGCAATTCCGGCGAGGAACTGGCCGAACTGACCGAGATCTATGTGCAGCGCGGGCTGTCGCCGGACCTGGCGGCGCAGGTCGCCAGCCAGCTGACGCATCATGATGCGCTGGACGCGCATGCGCGCGATGAGCTGGGCATCCTGCTGCACAACCGCGCCCGTCCGGTGCAGGCGGCCGTGGCGTCGGCAGCCTGTTTCGCGGGCGGCGCGGCCTTGCCCCTGGCGGTGGCGGCGGTTACGCCGACCGGACCGTTGATCTGGACCGTGACGGGTGCGTCCATCGCCTGTCTGGCCGCGCTGGGGGCGCTGGCCGCCGGCGCCGGCGGCGCGCCCAAGGGGCCGGCCGCCTTGCGCGTCACGATCCTGGGCGCGCTGGCCATGGCGGTCACGGCCGGCGTGGGCGCCGTGTTCGGCGTGGCCGTCTAG